A genome region from Paradevosia shaoguanensis includes the following:
- a CDS encoding SRPBCC family protein — MTERSIAYGTFVIERTLPVPPARVFAAWADVKQKAKWFGAPGGDNTPKQFDFRVGGREYNEGEAGGTTFTFDVLYQDIVENERIIYTYDMTMNGARISVSLASVELRAEGSGTRLLVTEHGAYLDGLDNNEQRKEGTIALIDQLEKYLKTA; from the coding sequence ATGACTGAACGCTCCATCGCCTATGGCACCTTCGTCATCGAACGCACCCTGCCGGTGCCGCCCGCCCGCGTCTTCGCCGCCTGGGCTGACGTCAAGCAGAAAGCCAAGTGGTTCGGCGCTCCCGGCGGCGACAATACGCCCAAGCAGTTCGATTTCCGTGTCGGCGGGCGCGAATACAATGAAGGCGAAGCCGGCGGCACCACCTTCACCTTCGACGTCCTCTACCAGGACATCGTCGAGAACGAGCGCATCATCTACACCTACGACATGACCATGAACGGCGCTCGCATCTCGGTCTCGCTTGCTTCGGTCGAACTGCGCGCGGAAGGCAGCGGCACACGCCTCCTCGTTACCGAACACGGCGCCTATCTCGACGGGCTCGACAATAACGAGCAGCGCAAGGAAGGCACGATCGCGCTCATCGACCAGCTCGAAAAATACCTCAAGACCGCCTGA
- a CDS encoding SRPBCC domain-containing protein, protein MLPSLPIHAPDRPPHSLIQSSFLLERDFPASAAKVFAAWAEPACKARWFSIESLHRHLDFRVGGREFLYGRSSCGRRFTYEAVYREIVPDLRIVFSYDIRIEGRHGSSSLASLEIAPHGKACAIRYCEQGIFLDGLDSPRGRFNGATLRLAHLAGLFDEKSLKH, encoded by the coding sequence GTGCTCCCCTCTCTGCCCATCCACGCTCCCGACCGGCCACCGCACTCCCTCATCCAGTCGAGCTTCCTCCTTGAGCGCGACTTCCCCGCGTCGGCTGCCAAGGTTTTCGCCGCCTGGGCCGAGCCCGCCTGCAAGGCTCGCTGGTTCTCGATCGAAAGCCTGCACCGCCATCTCGATTTCCGCGTCGGGGGCCGTGAGTTTCTCTATGGTCGCTCCTCCTGTGGCCGCCGCTTCACCTACGAGGCGGTCTATCGCGAGATCGTCCCCGACCTGCGCATCGTCTTCAGCTACGACATCCGCATAGAGGGGCGCCACGGCTCCTCCTCCCTCGCCAGCCTCGAAATCGCCCCGCACGGAAAGGCCTGCGCCATCCGCTATTGCGAGCAGGGCATTTTCCTCGATGGCCTCGATAGCCCGCGCGGCCGCTTCAACGGCGCCACGCTTCGCCTCGCCCATCTCGCCGGCCTGTTCGACGAAAAATCACTTAAGCACTAA
- a CDS encoding SRPBCC family protein, which produces MTTRSVTHATFTLRRTYPVPARRVFSAFADPRRKAAWFNGPEEWGSDEHSFDFRVGGREMSRGGPPGGTVHTFNAIYQDIVENERIIYSYDMHLDDTRISVSVATFELRPVDGGTELVLTEQGAFLDGYDDAGSREQGTRDLLDALGNFLARESADA; this is translated from the coding sequence ATGACGACCCGTTCGGTCACCCACGCCACCTTCACCCTGCGCCGCACCTATCCGGTGCCCGCCCGCCGCGTCTTCTCCGCTTTTGCCGATCCCAGGCGCAAGGCCGCCTGGTTCAACGGCCCGGAAGAGTGGGGCTCCGACGAGCACAGCTTCGATTTCCGCGTCGGCGGCCGTGAGATGAGCCGTGGCGGCCCGCCGGGCGGCACCGTCCACACCTTCAACGCCATCTACCAGGACATCGTCGAGAACGAGCGCATCATCTACAGCTACGACATGCACCTGGACGACACGCGCATCTCGGTCTCCGTCGCTACGTTCGAACTGCGCCCCGTGGATGGCGGCACCGAACTCGTCCTGACCGAACAGGGCGCGTTCCTGGACGGCTACGACGATGCCGGCAGCCGCGAACAGGGCACGCGCGATCTCCTCGACGCGCTGGGCAATTTCCTCGCCCGCGAATCCGCCGACGCCTGA
- a CDS encoding ArsR/SmtB family transcription factor → MLNQDASLDLMFQALADPTRRIMVERLSRGPASVSELARPLPISLPAVVQHLQVLEQSGLVKSEKVGRVRTCTLDSGALSLAEQWINDRRTQWVRRLDRLGEFLAANPEDDGVQS, encoded by the coding sequence ATGCTTAACCAAGATGCATCCCTAGACCTCATGTTCCAGGCCCTGGCCGATCCGACCCGACGGATTATGGTCGAGCGGCTGAGCCGCGGCCCTGCTTCGGTGAGTGAACTGGCCAGGCCCCTGCCCATCTCGCTGCCCGCTGTCGTGCAGCACCTGCAGGTACTGGAACAGAGTGGGCTGGTGAAAAGCGAAAAGGTCGGGCGCGTGCGGACCTGCACCCTCGATTCCGGCGCCTTGAGCCTTGCCGAGCAATGGATCAACGACCGGCGCACGCAATGGGTGCGGCGCCTCGACCGGCTGGGCGAATTCCTCGCCGCCAATCCCGAAGACGATGGAGTGCAATCATGA